From Brassica oleracea var. oleracea cultivar TO1000 chromosome C3, BOL, whole genome shotgun sequence, a single genomic window includes:
- the LOC106335352 gene encoding delta-1-pyrroline-5-carboxylate dehydrogenase 12A1, mitochondrial, whose product MYRALASRGLRAKSLFDNKSSSFLASFTSSRLNHSIPFATVDAEEISGAHPAEVQSFVQGKWIGSSNYNTLLDPLNGELFIKVAEVEESGVQPFIESLAQCPKHGLHNPFKSPERYLLYGDISTKAAHMLALPKVSDFFTRLIQRVAPKSYQQAAGEVFVTRKFLENFCGDQVRFLARSFAVPGNHLGQQSHGYRWPYGPVTIVTPFNFPLEIPLLQLMGALYMGNKPLLKVDSKVSIVMEQMMRLLHYCGLPVEDVDFINSDGKTMNKILLEANPRMTLFTGSSRVAEKLALDLKGRIRLEDAGFDWKVLGPDVQEVDYVAWVCDQDAYACSGQKCSAQSMLFVHENWSKTPLLSKLKDLAGRRKLEDLTIGPVLTFTTEAMVEHMENLLQIPGSKLLFGGKPLKNHSIPSIYGALEPTAVYVPIEEILKDSKTYELVTKEIFGPFQIVTEYKKDQLPLVLDALERMHAHLTAAVVSNDPIFIQEVIGNSVNGTTYAGLRGRTTGAPQNHWFGPAGDPRGAGIGTPEAIKLVWSCHREVIYDYGPIPQGWELPPST is encoded by the exons ATGTACAGAGCTTTGGCGAGCAGAGGACTGAGAGCTAAGTCTCTCTTTGACAACAAATCCTCGAGCTTCCTCGCTTCTTTCACATCTTCCAG GTTGAATCATTCCATACCTTTTGCTACCGTAGATGCGGAGGAGATATCTGGTGCTCACCCTGCTGAAGTACAGAGCTTTG TGCAGGGAAAGTGGATAGGATCTTCAAACTACAACACGCTTCTGGATCCTCTCAATGGAGAGCTCTTCATCAAAGTTGCTGAAGTGGAGGAATCGGGAGTTCAG CCGTTTATCGAGAGCTTAGCACAGTGTCCGAAACATGGTCTGCATAACCCTTTCAAATCTCCAGAGAG ATACCTTTTATATGGAGATATCTCGACAAAAGCAGCTCATATGCTCGCCTTACCTAAGGTATCTGATTTCTTCACGAGGTTGATTCAAAGGGTTGCTCCAAAGAGTTACCAGCAAGCTGCTGGAGAGGTCTTCGTCACACGAAAGTTCTTAGAGAACTTCTGCGGTGATCAG GTTCGGTTCCTGGCAAGGTCTTTTGCAGTACCTGGGAATCACCTTGGGCAGCAAAGTCATGGCTACCGCTGGCCTTATGGTCCT GTAACGATTGTTACACCATTCAATTTCCCACTTGAGATTCCACTGCTTCAGTTGATGGGGGCTTTATACATGGGTAACAAACCTCTACTTAAAGTGGACAGCAAG GTGAGCATTGTAATGGAGCAAATGATGCGGTTGCTTCACTACTGTGGTTTACCCGTTGAAGATGTTGACTTTATTAATTCCGATGGCAAGACTATGAACAAGATATTGCTAGAG GCGAATCCAAGGATGACACTCTTCACGGGCAGCTCCAGAGTAGCTGAAAAGTTGGCACTTGACCTGAAAGGTCGGATCAGACTGGAAGATGCTGGATTTGATTGGAAAGTCTTGGGACCTGATGTTCAGGAG GTTGATTATGTTGCATGGGTATGTGATCAAGATGCATACGCGTGCAGTGGACAGAAGTGTTCTGCACAGTCTATGCTTTTTGTGCACGAG AACTGGTCAAAAACACCTCTGCTTTCTAAGCTAAAAGATCTTGCAGGAAGACGCAAGCTGGAAGACTTGACCATTGGTCCTGTCCTAACA TTTACAACTGAGGCAATGGTGGAGCACATGGAGAATCTGCTTCAGATTCCAGGCTCAAAGCTACTCTTTGGTGGGAAACCATTGAAGAATCACTCTATTCCTTCTATCTACGGCGCTTTGGAGCCCACTGCAGTTTATGTTCCCATTGAAGAAATCTTGAAGGACAGTAAAACCTACGAACTCGTCACCAAAGAAATCTTTGGACCGTTTCAG ATTGTAACGGAATACAAAAAGGATCAACTTCCTCTAGTGTTGGATGCTTTGGAGAGGATGCACGCTCACCTAACTGCTGCTGTTGTTTCAAACGATCCCATCTTCATCCAG GAAGTGATAGGGAACTCGGTGAATGGGACTACATATGCTGGACTCAGAGGAAGAACAACTGGAGCTCCTCAGAATCACTG GTTTGGACCTGCTGGAGATCCAAGAGGAGCAGGGATAGGAACACCAGAGGCAATAAAGCTGGTGTGGTCATGCCACAGAGAGGTCATCTATGACTATGGTCCAATTCCACAAGGTTGGGAGCTTCCTCCATCTACTTAA
- the LOC106335353 gene encoding probable inactive poly [ADP-ribose] polymerase SRO5, with product MDYARTEFQASLDSEQKGSTISESGSCDCYEQPRPSFADEHGLMELFEGDKAYDLIYRNCKSGLGDQCQLLSILRNGFRTLGSRAKLKTFQVFQEAVEMKHVGEEGGGSRVKYGWCAVTKTELKSILEYGFSQPSNDGSYGRGLYLSPDNALLECVKGSAAESEDGMRFLLLSRVILGKSEVVPRGSSQSCPSSPEFDSGVDNLSSPKKYIVWSTHMNTHVLPEFLVCLKTPFNFNSPRRLRSPWMPFPLLIKALSKFLPPPQIFIIQKHYRDQQNMRISRSELIQRVRRITGDKLLVHIIKAVGNKVQQQ from the exons ATGGATTACGCAAGAACCGAGTTTCAAGCTAGTTTAGATTCGGAGCAAAAAGGATCAACGATATCTGAATCTGGAAGCTGTGATTGTTATGAGCAACCAAGACCGTCTTTCGCAGATGAACACGGTCTCATGGAGTTGTTTGAAGGCGACAAAGCTTACGATTTAATCTACCGTAACTGTAAGTCTGGTCTCGGAGATCAATGCCAGCTTCTCTCCATCCTCAGAAACGGGTTTCGCACCCTCGGGTCTCGTGCAAAGCTCAAGACTTTCCAGGTTTTTCAAGAGGCGGTGGAAATGAAACACGTCGGTGAAGAAGGCGGCGGGAGTAGAGTCAAATACGGTTGGTGCGCCGTCACGAAAACAGAGTTGAAGTCTATTTTAGAATATGGGTTTAGCCAGCCGAGTAACGATGGTTCTTATGGTCGTGGCTTGTATCTCTCTCCTGATAATGCTCTTCTCGAATG TGTGAAGGGTTCAGCTGCGGAGTCGGAAGATGGGATGAGATTCTTGCTACTTTCGAGAGTTATACTTGGGAAGTCAGAGGTTGTTCCACGAGGGTCGTCTCAGTCGTGTCCTAGCTCTCCAGAGTTTGATTCTGGTGTAGATAATTTATCTTCTCCGAAGAAGTATATTGTGTGGAGCACTCACATGAACACACATGTCTTGCCTGAGTTTCTTGTCTGCCTCAAAACTCCGTTTAACTTCAACAGTCCAAGGAGATTGAGATCGCCATGGATGCCGTTTCCTTTACTGATCAAAGCATTATCCAAGTTCCTACCTCCTCCTCAGATATTCATCATTCAAAAACACTATAGAGATCAGCAA AACATGAGAATCTCGCGGAGCGAACTAATACAGCGAGTCAGAAGAATAACCGGAGACAAACTGCTTGTACATATCATCAAAGCTGTTGGAAATAAAGTACAACAACAGTAA